GATTTATTCTACTGGATTTTTTTATTCTAAAAAACTAATTAACTTGCACATTACCTTACGTAATCATCTATAGTTAAATAATGGATTATAAGTTTGCATTTGTCTTAAATTAAAAGGAGTGAATTTTAAAATGAAGCAAGATAAATATATTTTAGATATGTTAGATGAAATAAGAGCTATAGGGCAATTAGGACTCTGTTTTTGCAAAGATGAGTATGATAAACAAAGATATAACCGTTTGATGGAATTAGCATGTGAAGGCTACTCAAGAATATGCAAAGAGTCGCAAGATATCATTTTGGACAGATTCAAAAAAGAATTAGGTTATATAACTCCTAGAATTGGCGTTAATGGAATTGTACTTGATGAAGATTTTAATGTTTTATTAGAAAGACGTAGTGACGATGAGTTGTGGGGAGTCCCTGGAGGGTGGGCTGAAATTGGTGAAACTCCTGAAGCTTCAATA
This DNA window, taken from Clostridium estertheticum, encodes the following:
- a CDS encoding NUDIX hydrolase N-terminal domain-containing protein translates to MKQDKYILDMLDEIRAIGQLGLCFCKDEYDKQRYNRLMELACEGYSRICKESQDIILDRFKKELGYITPRIGVNGIVLDEDFNVLLERRSDDELWGVPGGWAEIGETPEASIKRELFEETGYEVEVENIIDIFTRLPGDFGQPHTSYHILFLCKIKGGNLKLSTESIDVGFHNIKDIKEWHKDHFDMVEKVFSTIQMKTSDLV